A genomic window from Diospyros lotus cultivar Yz01 chromosome 2, ASM1463336v1, whole genome shotgun sequence includes:
- the LOC127794168 gene encoding DNA-directed RNA polymerase subunit beta isoform X1 codes for MFTFALSSELLRRRRTVTLPRLLMDLSGLPVTSLPDLSMGLPGLTSLPELPMGLPGSDTRCWKAISYNWSLASALGDKVAGRHGNKGIISKILPKQDMPYLQDGRPVNMVFNPLGVPSRMNVGQIFECSLRLAGSLVEP; via the exons ATGTTCACCTTTGCACTCAGCAGCGagcttctccggcgacggcggACAGTGACTCTTCCGAGGCTTCTGATGGATCTTTCGGGTCTTCCAGTGACGAGTCTTCCGGACCTTTCGATGGGTCTTCCGGGGCTGACGAGTCTTCCGGAGCTCCCGATGGGTCTTCCAGGTTCTGATACTAGGTGTTGGAAAG ccATTTCTTACAATTGGAGCTTAGCTTCAGCTTTGGGCGATAAAGTAGCTGGAAGACATGGAAATAAAGGTatcatttccaaaattttgccTAAACAAGATATGCCCTATTTGCAAGATGGAAGACCCGTCAATATGGTCTTCAACCCATTAGGAGTACCTTCCCGAATGAATGTAGGACAGATATTTGAATGTTCACTCAGGTTAGCAGGGAGTCTGGTAGAGCCTTAG
- the LOC127795821 gene encoding uncharacterized protein LOC127795821 has translation MAVSSAFRERLEQIEQTRNQRLSLLQAERELQIAKSQLLSTMLSNIRSREQSCLILDRRIASQQFTILSLRSEIATLDSKHDINLQQIRVLKNEVEELEQMEKEKEWFYDSKRRQIEEFHGQVENFVVDYQIQVQKLRNKVSELKSSFMEIPRNSGYVNNSEIAAAEMKKSELLAAKENLDTNLASNYQMRAQLQKQLHSILLVEAKRDGN, from the exons ATGGCGGTTTCATCGGCGTTTCGCGAGAGGCTCGAACAGATAGAGCAGACCAGAAACCAGCGCCTCTCTCTCCTCCAG GCTGAGAGGGAACTACAGATCGCCAAGTCGCAACTCTTGTCCACTATGCTCTCCAACATCAGATCGAGGGAGCAAAGCTGTTTGATCCTCGATCGGAGGATTGCGTCTCAACAATTCACGATATTGTCTCTGAGATCCGAAATTGCGACACTCGATTCCAAGCATGACATCAATCTACAACAAATTAG GGTGTTGAAGAATGAGGTAGAGGAGCTGGAACagatggagaaggagaaggagtgGTTTTATGATTCGAAAAGGCGTCAAATAGAGGAGTTCCACGGTCAAGTAGAGAACTTTGTTGTTGACTATCAAATCCAAGTGCAGAAGTTGAGAAACAAGGTCAGCGAG CTCAAATCGAGCTTTATGGAAATCCCAAGGAACAGTGGATATGTGAATAATTCTGAGATAGCTGCAGCAGAGATGAAAAAGTCCGAACTTTTGGCTGCAAAAGAGAATTTGGATACAAATTTGGCTTCAAATTACCAAATGAGAGCACAGTTGCAAAAGCAGCTTCACAGTATATTATTGGTTGAAGCAAAAAGAGATGGAAACTAG